In the Lysinibacillus sp. PLM2 genome, one interval contains:
- the ycbD_1 gene encoding putative aldehyde dehydrogenase YcbD, whose translation MSIYNNYINGEWVPSETGQIFESKNPANVNEVVGVVQKSNENDVNKAFESAKEAQKKWARLSGPARGELLLKASNILESRLDDIALTMTKEMGKTLPEAKGETARGVAILRYYAGEGSRPIGDNIPSSDADALMITTRVPLGVVGVITPWNFPVAIPIWKMAPALVYGNTVVLKPAIETAVTAAKVVECFHEAGFPPGVINLITGSGAVIGDAMVENEHINAVTFTGSNTVGKHIGRKAFDRGVKYQLEMGGKNPVIVAEDADLKLAVEATVSGGLRSTGQKCTATSRVIVHEAVYSQFKELLLEEVAKITVGDGAESNIWMGPCANENQLNTVLSYIEIGKEEGATLLYGGNKVEKGGYFVEPTVFEGVLPTMRIAREEIFGPVLALMKVSSMEEAIALANDSDFGLSASIFTTNIQKMLEFIREMDAGLIRINSESAGVELQAPFGGMKQSSSHSREQGRAAIEFFTSIKTVFVK comes from the coding sequence ATGTCGATTTACAACAACTACATTAATGGTGAATGGGTTCCGTCTGAAACAGGTCAGATCTTCGAAAGTAAAAATCCCGCTAACGTTAATGAAGTAGTGGGAGTCGTTCAAAAGTCGAATGAAAATGATGTGAATAAAGCATTTGAAAGTGCAAAGGAAGCACAAAAGAAATGGGCTCGTTTATCGGGCCCTGCTCGTGGGGAGCTTTTGCTTAAGGCATCAAATATTCTAGAATCTCGACTAGACGATATTGCGCTAACGATGACGAAAGAAATGGGTAAAACTTTACCGGAAGCAAAAGGTGAAACAGCACGTGGTGTGGCAATTTTGCGATATTACGCAGGTGAAGGATCACGGCCTATTGGCGATAATATTCCATCATCAGATGCAGATGCATTAATGATTACAACACGAGTACCACTTGGTGTCGTAGGTGTGATTACTCCATGGAACTTTCCTGTTGCTATTCCAATTTGGAAAATGGCACCTGCGTTAGTTTACGGAAATACCGTTGTATTAAAACCAGCGATTGAAACGGCTGTTACTGCTGCAAAGGTGGTAGAGTGTTTCCATGAAGCAGGTTTCCCACCTGGAGTTATAAATTTAATTACAGGTTCTGGTGCAGTGATTGGAGATGCAATGGTTGAAAATGAACATATTAATGCAGTTACATTTACAGGATCAAACACAGTTGGTAAACATATTGGACGAAAAGCTTTTGACCGTGGTGTGAAATATCAGCTTGAAATGGGGGGAAAAAACCCTGTCATTGTCGCAGAGGATGCTGATTTAAAATTAGCTGTTGAGGCGACGGTAAGCGGCGGATTACGTTCAACTGGGCAAAAATGTACAGCGACTAGTCGAGTAATTGTACACGAGGCTGTTTATAGCCAATTCAAAGAACTATTACTTGAAGAGGTTGCAAAAATTACAGTCGGTGATGGAGCAGAAAGTAATATTTGGATGGGCCCATGTGCGAATGAAAACCAACTAAATACAGTTCTTTCCTATATTGAAATTGGTAAAGAAGAAGGGGCAACGTTGTTATACGGTGGAAACAAAGTAGAAAAAGGTGGTTACTTTGTAGAACCGACTGTATTTGAAGGTGTCTTGCCTACAATGCGTATAGCACGTGAGGAAATTTTCGGACCTGTATTAGCCTTAATGAAGGTTTCCTCAATGGAAGAAGCAATAGCACTTGCAAATGATTCGGATTTCGGCTTAAGTGCTTCTATTTTCACAACAAATATCCAAAAAATGCTCGAGTTCATTCGAGAAATGGATGCAGGATTAATTCGCATCAATTCAGAAAGTGCAGGAGTAGAATTACAAGCACCATTTGGTGGGATGAAACAATCCAGCTCTCACTCTCGTGAGCAAGGGCGCGCGGCGATTGAATTCTTTACATCTATTAAAACAGTATTTGTGAAGTAG